In Glycine max cultivar Williams 82 chromosome 7, Glycine_max_v4.0, whole genome shotgun sequence, a single window of DNA contains:
- the LOC102663882 gene encoding uncharacterized protein: protein MANPIPIRAWSRLASLRSSSAPNPESHPKPHTSEPSLKATNTCSRDNNESATKSLPTSPNVHNPMHSQKLKLITPMTFPPAKLKVHPQPRVEVTIEKPNGNASLKTEPGEIQKQGNGPNEKQVTNIENETKGNGIQSKLSSSEGNGIRVITISGENRGAHMQITKSRKKQQQPIHHKMGNSDGEKVRTLSSPPMRGVYGNSNVQCVNNSMLFHTSLTNHDPGMHLIIPKKPIGQGFHLKERVGGQRN, encoded by the coding sequence ATGGCTAACCCAATTCCAATTCGTGCATGGTCTCGCTTGGCCTCTCTAAGATCTTCATCAGCTCCCAATCCAGAGTCACATCCTAAACCTCACACTTCAGAACCTTCTCTTAAAGCAACAAACACTTGCTCTCGTGACAATAATGAAAGTGCCACCAAATCTCTACCAACATCACCAAATGTTCACAACCCAATGCACTCTCAAAAGCTCAAACTAATTACCCCTATGACCTTTCCACCCGCCAAATTGAAGGTTCACCCTCAGCCAAGGGTAGAAGTGACCATTGAAAAGCCTAATGGCAATGCTTCACTGAAGACTGAACCAGGAGAAATCCAAAAGCAAGGCAATGGCCCAAATGAAAAACAAGTGACAAACATAGAAAATGAAACCAAAGGGAATGGTATTCAATCAAAGCTTTCGAGTTCTGAGGGAAATGGCATAAGGGTCATAACAATTTCAGGGGAAAACAGAGGTGCACACATGCAAATAACCAAATCCCgaaagaaacaacaacaacccATTCATCACAAGATGGGAAATTCTGATGGTGAGAAAGTGAGAACACTATCTTCGCCTCCAATGAGAGGTGTGTACGGGAACAGCAATGTGCAGTGTGTCAACAACTCAATGTTGTTCCACACTAGTTTAACCAACCATGATCCTGGAATGCACCTTATTATCCCAAAAAAGCCAATTGGTCAAGGATTCCATCTCAAGGAACGTGTTGGTGGTCAACGCAATTGA
- the LOC102663748 gene encoding uncharacterized protein — protein sequence MANPIPIRPWSRLASLRSSPAPESHPKPHTAEPSLKTTNIFSNDNNESATKSLSPTPPDVHIPIQQNLKPTTPITFPPTKLKAQAQLQTKISEEEGNIEKPNGNGNGIGQKNEKEMTTTENELKKEKGIQTKISGSGGQYGIRVITISGENKGACMQITKSHKKPYPKMRSLYANSNVQCVNNSMVLHSSLTHHDPGVYLVIPKKPLGQGFHLKERDGSGQRN from the coding sequence ATGGCTAACCCAATTCCAATTCGTCCATGGTCTCGCTTGGCCTCTCTAAGATCTTCTCCTGCTCCAGAGTCACATCCTAAACCTCACACTGCAGAACCTTCTCTCAAAACAACAAACATTTTTTCTAATGACAACAATGAAAGTGCCACCAAATCTCTATCACCAACACCACCAGATGTTCACATCCCAATTCAACAAAACCTCAAACCCACTACCCCCATCACCTTTCCACCTACCAAACTGAAGGCTCAGGCTCAGCTTCAGACTAAGATATCTGAAGAAGAAGGGAACATTGAAAAGCCTAATGGAAATGGCAATGGCATCggccaaaaaaatgaaaaagagatgaCAACCACAGAAAACGaattaaagaaagagaaaggtaTTCAGACAAAGATTTCGGGTTCTGGGGGCCAATATGGCATAAGGGTCATAACAATTTCAGGGGAAAATAAAGGTGCATGCATGCAAATAACCAAATCCCACAAGAAACCCTATCCCAAAATGAGATCTCTGTATGCTAACAGCAATGTGCAGTGCGTGAACAACTCAATGGTGTTGCACAGTAGTTTAACACACCATGATCCAGGAGTGTACCTTGTTATCCCAAAAAAGCCATTAGGCCAAGGATTCCACCTCAAGGAACGTGATGGTAGTGGTCAACGCAATTGA